A stretch of Gossypium hirsutum isolate 1008001.06 chromosome A06, Gossypium_hirsutum_v2.1, whole genome shotgun sequence DNA encodes these proteins:
- the LOC107962333 gene encoding putative peptidyl-tRNA hydrolase PTRHD1 encodes MAALAQPATFLGCFRPSPRSFSNIRVHPSRNLSTSMSLQSSEPVATKTDPPTDDDVLLQYVVLRRDLIDKWPLGSVVTQGCHASVSAIWSHKEDPHTLQYCSPDNIDSMHKVTLEVKGETQILNLSEKLLAAGIAHKLWIEHPENFPTCLATKPYPKSMVSPFFKKLKLCK; translated from the exons ATGGCCGCATTAGCTCAACCTGCGACATTCCTTGGTTGCTTCCGCCCTTCCCCGAGAAGCTTTTCTAATATTAGGGTTCATCCCTCTCGGAACCTTTCGACCTCAATGAGTCTACAAAGCTCCGAACCTGTCGCCACCAAAACCGATCCTCCGACCGACGACGATGTGCTGCTGCAGTACGTGGTGCTTCGGAGAGACTTAATAGACAAGTGGCCTTTGGGGAGCGTGGTGACGCAGGGATGCCATGCTTCGGTCAGTGCCATTTGGTCTCACAAGGAAGACCCCCACACCCTCCAGTATTGCAGCCCTGATAACATTGACTCTATGCACAAG GTAACACTTGAGGTGAAGGGAGAAACCCAGATATTGAACTTGTCAGAAAAGCTGTTGGCGGCGGGTATTGCTCATAAACTGTGGATTGAACATCCAGAAAACTTCCCAACTTGCCTGGCTACAAAACCCTACCCCAAGTCCATGGTATCGCCGTTTTTCAAGAAATTGAAACTTTGCAAGTGA